A window from Micromonospora terminaliae encodes these proteins:
- a CDS encoding class I SAM-dependent RNA methyltransferase: MTAPARSGLEEAERVELTVDAVAPGGHCVARVGGQVVFVRHALPGERVVAEVTELHRGFARADAVEILTASPDRVEQPCPYAKPGRCGGCDLQHVTPAAQLDWKAAVVREQLTRLGGLTGDQVDALGVRVEALPGGPLGWRSRVRYAVDAAGRAGLLKHRSHEVVPIDRCLIAHPAIQDLPVLPPTGASWPDADAVETVASTGGDVSVVAYAEGVPTPVSGPAEVRETAAGRDWTLPASGFWQVHPAAADTLVGAVLDLLDPRSGETAWDLYGGAGLFAAALAGRVGDARVTLVESSQDGVDAARANLADLPRVEVVAARVETALARRRVTGPVDLVVLDPPRSGAGAPVVRDIVAARPRAVAYVACDPAAFARDVRTFTGAGWRLAALRGFDLFPMTQHVELVGLFLPPES; encoded by the coding sequence GTGACGGCGCCGGCCCGCAGCGGGCTGGAGGAGGCCGAGCGGGTCGAGCTGACCGTGGACGCGGTCGCCCCCGGTGGGCACTGTGTGGCCCGGGTCGGCGGCCAGGTGGTCTTCGTCCGGCACGCGCTGCCCGGCGAGCGGGTCGTGGCCGAGGTGACCGAGCTGCACCGGGGCTTCGCCCGCGCCGACGCCGTGGAGATCCTGACCGCGTCGCCGGACCGCGTCGAGCAGCCCTGCCCGTACGCGAAGCCGGGCCGCTGCGGCGGCTGCGACCTCCAGCACGTCACCCCGGCCGCCCAGCTCGACTGGAAGGCCGCCGTGGTGCGCGAGCAGCTCACCCGGCTGGGCGGGCTCACCGGCGACCAGGTCGACGCCCTCGGCGTCCGGGTCGAGGCGCTGCCCGGCGGGCCGCTGGGCTGGCGCTCCCGGGTCCGGTACGCCGTCGACGCGGCCGGCCGGGCCGGGCTGCTGAAGCACCGCTCGCACGAGGTGGTGCCGATCGACCGCTGCCTCATCGCCCACCCGGCCATCCAGGACCTGCCGGTGCTCCCCCCGACCGGGGCGAGCTGGCCGGACGCCGACGCCGTCGAGACGGTCGCCTCCACGGGGGGCGACGTGAGCGTCGTGGCGTACGCCGAGGGGGTCCCCACCCCGGTCAGCGGCCCGGCGGAGGTCCGCGAGACGGCCGCCGGCCGCGACTGGACGCTGCCCGCGTCCGGCTTCTGGCAGGTGCACCCGGCCGCCGCCGACACCCTGGTCGGGGCGGTCCTCGACCTGCTCGACCCGCGGTCCGGCGAGACCGCCTGGGACCTCTACGGCGGCGCCGGGCTGTTCGCCGCGGCCCTCGCCGGCCGGGTCGGCGACGCCCGGGTCACGCTCGTCGAGTCCAGCCAGGACGGGGTGGACGCGGCGCGGGCCAACCTGGCCGACCTGCCCCGGGTCGAGGTGGTCGCCGCCCGGGTGGAGACCGCGCTGGCCCGCCGCCGGGTCACCGGCCCCGTCGACCTCGTGGTGCTCGACCCGCCGCGCTCCGGCGCGGGCGCCCCGGTGGTGCGGGACATCGTGGCCGCCCGGCCGCGCGCGGTCGCGTACGTGGCCTGCGACCCGGCCGCCTTCGCCCGGGACGTGCGCACCTTCACCGGGGCTGGCTGGCGGCTCGCCGCCCTGCGCGGCTTCGACCTGTTCCCGATGACCCAGCACGTCGAGCTGGTCGGTCTGTTCCTGCCACCCGAGTCGTGA
- a CDS encoding APC family permease, whose protein sequence is MARPTSLLKRLLLGRPFRSDRLQHTLLPKRIALPVFASDALSSVAYAPDEILLTLSIAGASAFIFSPWIALAVVVVMLTVVASYRQNVHAYPSGGGDYEVATVNLGPRAGLAVASALLVDYVLTVAVSVSSGVANLGSVVPFVATHKVLIAVSAVVLLTAMNLRGLRESGTAFAIPTYGFVIVIGGMLLTGLFRIFILGEDLRAPSAGLEIHAEHSVTGFALIFLLLRTFSSGCAALTGVEAISNGVPAFKTPKSKNAATTLLLLGTIAVSMLVGIILLARRTGLQFVESPSQIVSGPDGYVQKTVTAQLGETVFGDGSVLLYVVAGMTALILFLAANTAFNGFPVLGSILAQDRYLPRQLHTRGDRLAFSNGIVFLAVAAVVLIIGFQAEVTRLIQLYIVGVFVSFTLSQAGMIRHWNRHLRTERDPAARARMVRSRAINAFGMALTGVVLIIVLVTKFLLGAWIAIAAMAVIYLLMLAIRRHYDRVSAELEPTEQRAVLPARNHAIVLVSKLHQPTLRAIAYARATRPDTLTAVTVNVDEKDTRDLQADWERRELPVPLTVIDSPYREITRPILNFVASTRRESPRDVVTVFIPEYVVGRWWENLLHNQSALRLKGRLLFEPGVMVTSVPWQLASTATKNLDRLDATLTRGPARGPRVAPRSTLPPSVPPVVSAPPGESGAGDRP, encoded by the coding sequence GTGGCCAGACCCACCTCGCTGCTGAAGCGACTCCTCCTCGGTCGACCGTTCCGGTCCGACCGCCTCCAGCACACCCTCCTGCCGAAGCGCATCGCGCTGCCGGTCTTCGCCTCCGACGCGCTCTCCAGCGTCGCCTACGCCCCGGACGAGATCCTGCTGACGCTCTCCATCGCGGGCGCGTCGGCCTTCATCTTCTCGCCGTGGATCGCGCTCGCGGTCGTCGTGGTGATGCTGACCGTGGTGGCCAGCTACCGGCAGAACGTGCACGCCTACCCCTCCGGCGGCGGCGACTACGAGGTGGCGACGGTCAACCTGGGGCCGCGGGCCGGGCTCGCGGTGGCCAGCGCGCTGCTGGTCGACTACGTGCTCACCGTGGCGGTGTCCGTCTCCTCGGGTGTGGCGAACCTGGGCTCGGTGGTGCCGTTCGTGGCCACCCACAAGGTGCTCATCGCGGTCAGCGCGGTCGTGCTGCTCACCGCCATGAACCTGCGCGGCCTGCGCGAGTCGGGCACGGCGTTCGCCATCCCCACCTACGGCTTCGTGATCGTCATCGGCGGCATGCTGCTGACCGGGCTGTTCCGGATCTTCATCCTCGGTGAGGACCTCCGGGCGCCGAGCGCGGGCCTGGAGATCCACGCCGAGCACAGCGTGACCGGCTTCGCCCTGATCTTCCTGCTCCTGCGGACCTTCTCCTCCGGCTGCGCGGCGCTCACCGGTGTGGAGGCGATCTCCAACGGCGTGCCGGCGTTCAAGACGCCGAAGTCGAAGAACGCGGCGACCACCCTGCTGCTGCTCGGCACCATCGCGGTCAGCATGCTGGTCGGCATCATCCTGCTGGCCCGCAGGACCGGCCTCCAGTTCGTCGAGAGCCCGTCCCAGATCGTCTCCGGGCCGGACGGCTACGTGCAGAAGACCGTCACCGCGCAGCTCGGCGAGACCGTGTTCGGCGACGGCTCGGTGCTGCTCTACGTGGTGGCCGGGATGACCGCGCTGATCCTGTTCCTGGCCGCGAACACCGCCTTCAACGGCTTCCCGGTGCTCGGCTCGATCCTGGCCCAGGACCGCTACCTGCCCCGCCAGCTGCACACCCGGGGCGACCGGCTGGCGTTCTCCAACGGCATCGTCTTCCTGGCCGTCGCCGCCGTCGTGCTCATCATCGGCTTCCAGGCCGAGGTGACCCGGCTCATCCAGCTCTACATCGTCGGGGTGTTCGTCTCGTTCACCCTGTCCCAGGCCGGCATGATCCGGCACTGGAACCGGCACCTGCGCACCGAGCGGGACCCGGCGGCGCGCGCCCGGATGGTCCGCTCCCGGGCCATCAACGCGTTCGGCATGGCGCTGACCGGCGTGGTGCTGATCATCGTGCTGGTCACCAAGTTCCTGCTGGGCGCCTGGATCGCCATCGCCGCCATGGCGGTGATCTACCTGCTCATGCTGGCCATCCGCCGGCACTACGACCGGGTCTCCGCGGAGCTGGAGCCGACCGAGCAGCGGGCCGTGCTGCCCGCCCGCAACCACGCCATCGTGCTGGTCAGCAAGCTGCACCAGCCGACGCTGCGGGCCATCGCCTACGCCCGGGCGACCCGGCCGGACACGCTCACCGCGGTGACCGTGAACGTCGACGAGAAGGACACGCGGGACCTCCAGGCGGACTGGGAGCGGCGGGAGCTGCCGGTGCCGCTCACCGTGATCGACTCCCCGTACCGGGAGATCACCCGGCCGATCCTCAACTTCGTGGCGTCGACCCGCCGGGAGTCGCCCCGCGACGTGGTCACCGTCTTCATCCCCGAGTACGTGGTGGGCCGCTGGTGGGAGAACCTGCTGCACAACCAGAGCGCGCTGCGGCTCAAGGGACGGCTGCTCTTCGAACCGGGCGTCATGGTCACCAGCGTGCCCTGGCAGCTCGCCTCGACCGCCACCAAGAACCTGGACCGGCTGGACGCCACCCTCACCCGCGGCCCGGCGCGCGGCCCCCGGGTGGCCCCCCGCAGCACCCTGCCGCCCAGCGTCCCGCCGGTGGTCTCGGCGCCGCCCGGCGAGAGCGGCGCGGGGGACCGCCCGTGA
- a CDS encoding potassium channel family protein: MHVVIMGCGRVGSTLAHSLESRGHSVAVIDQDADAFRRLGPDFAGITVTGAGFDGEVLRQAGIERADAFAAVSSGDNSNIISARLARETFGVSRVAARIYDQRRAQVYERLGIPTVATVRWTADRMLRHLVPEGNVEIFRDPTSTVSIIEVPVHKDWIGRSLRHLEEAAGARVAYLIRFGIGTLPTASTVVQEGDQVFMLVTDDITASVTSVAAAPPEGGQ, translated from the coding sequence GTGCATGTCGTGATCATGGGCTGCGGCCGGGTCGGGTCGACCCTGGCCCACAGCCTGGAGTCCCGGGGGCACTCGGTGGCGGTGATCGACCAGGACGCGGACGCGTTCCGCCGCCTCGGGCCGGACTTCGCCGGCATCACGGTCACCGGGGCCGGCTTCGACGGCGAGGTGCTGCGCCAGGCGGGCATCGAGCGCGCCGACGCCTTCGCCGCGGTCTCCAGCGGCGACAACTCCAACATCATCTCCGCGCGCCTGGCCCGGGAGACCTTCGGCGTGTCCCGGGTGGCCGCCCGGATCTACGACCAGCGCCGCGCCCAGGTCTACGAGCGCCTCGGCATCCCCACCGTGGCCACCGTGCGGTGGACCGCCGACCGGATGCTGCGCCACCTCGTCCCCGAGGGCAACGTGGAGATCTTCCGCGACCCGACGAGTACGGTGTCGATCATCGAGGTGCCGGTGCACAAGGACTGGATCGGCCGGTCGCTGCGGCACCTCGAGGAGGCCGCCGGCGCCCGGGTGGCCTACCTGATCCGGTTCGGGATCGGCACGCTGCCCACCGCCTCCACCGTGGTGCAGGAGGGCGACCAGGTCTTCATGCTGGTGACCGACGACATCACCGCCTCGGTCACCTCGGTGGCGGCGGCGCCGCCCGAAGGGGGGCAGTGA
- a CDS encoding potassium channel family protein, translated as MRIAIAGAGNVGRSIAQELIDNGHQVMLIERQPKMLRPDRVPAADWVLADACELASLEEANVAGCEVVVAATGDDKVNLVVSLLAKTEFAVPRVVARVNRAENEWLFTEQWGVDVAVSKPRVMAALVEEAVTVGDLVRLMTFRQGEANLVEITLPPTAPYVGQPIHAVPIPRDAALVAILRGKRVLVPSPDDPIEAGDELIFVCTAAVEDEVRAVILGPDSVERNRERP; from the coding sequence ATGCGCATCGCCATCGCCGGCGCGGGCAACGTGGGCCGGTCGATCGCCCAGGAGCTGATCGACAACGGCCACCAGGTGATGCTGATCGAGCGCCAGCCCAAGATGCTCCGCCCCGACCGGGTGCCGGCCGCCGACTGGGTGCTCGCCGACGCCTGCGAGCTGGCCAGCCTCGAGGAGGCCAACGTGGCCGGCTGCGAGGTGGTCGTGGCCGCCACGGGCGACGACAAGGTCAACCTGGTGGTGTCGCTGCTGGCCAAGACCGAGTTCGCGGTGCCTCGCGTGGTGGCCCGGGTCAACCGGGCCGAGAACGAGTGGCTCTTCACCGAGCAGTGGGGCGTGGACGTCGCGGTGAGCAAGCCGCGGGTGATGGCCGCGCTGGTCGAGGAGGCGGTCACGGTCGGCGACCTGGTCCGCCTCATGACCTTCCGCCAGGGCGAGGCGAACCTCGTCGAGATCACCCTGCCGCCCACCGCGCCCTACGTCGGGCAGCCCATCCACGCCGTGCCGATCCCCCGGGACGCGGCGCTGGTGGCGATCCTGCGCGGCAAGCGGGTGCTGGTGCCCAGCCCGGACGACCCGATCGAGGCCGGCGACGAGCTGATCTTCGTGTGCACCGCGGCCGTGGAGGACGAGGTGCGGGCGGTGATCCTCGGCCCGGACAGCGTCGAGCGCAACCGCGAGCGCCCCTGA
- a CDS encoding anhydro-N-acetylmuramic acid kinase: protein MKIVGLMSGTSYDGVDVVAAEFTRDGDTLRLRPLGHRSLDYPDDLRAEIGALLPPAATTIEAVCRLDNRLGEVFAEAAAAGVELAGGTADAVVSHGQTVFHWVEAGHVRGTLQLGAPARVAARVGVPVLHDLRSADVAAGGQGAPLVPAFDALLLDAATAPRDARSSDGIAPRAALNLGGIANLTVVAPGAPVLGYDVGPANALLDAAARRFLDRPCDLDGARAAAGRLHSRLLGLLLDEPYYAAAAPKSTGKELFHAGYLDAKLAALGEPVGADDVLATLTVLTAATVAAECARHGVTEVIAAGGGVRNPTLMFRLVELAEGRWRLRTTDELGVPAQAKEAYAFALLGWLSWHGLPGAIPSVTGASRAAVLGSWTPSGPPFAAAPADPPRRLVVTP from the coding sequence ATGAAGATCGTCGGGCTGATGTCGGGCACCTCGTACGACGGGGTGGACGTGGTGGCGGCCGAGTTCACCCGGGACGGGGACACGCTGCGGCTGCGCCCGCTCGGGCACCGCAGCCTGGACTACCCCGACGACCTGCGGGCCGAGATCGGTGCGCTGCTGCCACCGGCGGCCACCACCATCGAGGCGGTCTGCCGGCTCGACAACCGGCTCGGCGAGGTCTTCGCCGAGGCGGCGGCGGCCGGCGTCGAGCTGGCCGGCGGCACGGCCGACGCGGTGGTCTCCCACGGGCAGACCGTCTTCCACTGGGTCGAGGCGGGGCACGTGCGGGGCACCCTCCAGCTCGGCGCGCCGGCCCGGGTGGCCGCCCGCGTCGGCGTACCCGTGTTGCACGACCTGCGGTCGGCGGACGTGGCGGCCGGCGGCCAGGGCGCGCCGCTGGTCCCGGCGTTCGACGCGCTGCTGCTCGACGCGGCCACCGCTCCGCGCGACGCGCGGAGCTCAGACGGAATTGCGCCGCGAGCCGCACTGAATCTCGGCGGCATCGCCAACCTCACCGTGGTCGCACCGGGGGCGCCGGTCCTCGGGTACGACGTGGGCCCGGCCAACGCCCTCCTGGACGCGGCGGCCCGGCGCTTCCTGGACCGCCCTTGCGACCTGGACGGGGCGCGGGCGGCGGCCGGCCGGTTGCATTCGCGGCTGCTGGGGTTGCTGCTCGACGAGCCCTACTATGCCGCGGCGGCCCCGAAGTCGACCGGCAAGGAGCTGTTCCACGCCGGCTACCTCGACGCGAAACTGGCCGCCCTGGGGGAGCCGGTGGGCGCCGACGACGTGCTCGCCACGCTGACCGTGCTGACCGCGGCCACCGTGGCCGCCGAGTGCGCCCGACACGGGGTGACCGAGGTCATCGCGGCCGGTGGGGGAGTGCGCAATCCCACACTGATGTTCCGGCTGGTCGAACTCGCCGAGGGGCGCTGGCGGCTGCGGACCACCGACGAGCTGGGGGTGCCGGCCCAGGCGAAGGAGGCGTACGCGTTCGCCCTGCTGGGGTGGCTCTCCTGGCACGGGCTGCCCGGGGCCATCCCCTCGGTCACCGGGGCCTCCCGGGCGGCCGTGCTCGGCTCCTGGACCCCCTCCGGCCCCCCGTTCGCCGCGGCGCCGGCGGATCCGCCCCGCCGGCTGGTCGTCACCCCCTGA
- the dxs gene encoding 1-deoxy-D-xylulose-5-phosphate synthase, with protein sequence MSVEEGTANHGRLLGTVRGPQDVKRMTAEQLDILAAEIRDFLIAKVSRTGGHVGPNLGVVELTLAMHRVFDSPRDRLLFDTGHQAYVHKIVTGRQDGFDKLRQRGGLSGYPSQAESEHDLIENSHASTALSYADGLAKAYALRGEKRSVVAVVGDGALTGGMCWEALNNIATAGNPLVIVVNDNGRSYSPTIGGLADHLSSLRLNPGYEKVLDTVKEALGSTPLVGKPMYEVLHAVKKGIKDAVAPQAMFEDLGIKYVGPVDGHDVPAIESALRAAKNFGGPVIVHAVTRKGYGYRAAEEDEADRLHGPGGAFDIETGKLLAAPSVKWTHVFADELVSIADERPDVVGITAAMAEPTGIATLARKYPNRVYDVGIAEQHAATSAAGLAMGGLHPVVAVYATFLNRAFDQVLLDVAMHKLPVTFVLDRAGITGPDGPSHYGIWDMSVFGVVPGLRIAAPRDSATLREELREAVAVDDGPTILRFPTGTVAADLPAVRRVGPVDVLAESARTDVLLVAVGSFAGLGMEVATRVAEQGYGVTVVDPRWVRPVPAELVELAAGHRLVVTVEDGVRVGGVGSALAQAMRDADVRVPVKDLGVPADWHPHGTRAQILADLGLTAQDVARDVTGWISGLDAQSVDPAADEATAKN encoded by the coding sequence ATGAGTGTTGAAGAGGGCACGGCCAACCACGGTCGGCTGCTGGGCACCGTCCGCGGCCCGCAGGACGTGAAGCGGATGACGGCCGAGCAGCTGGACATCCTCGCCGCCGAGATCCGGGACTTCCTGATCGCCAAGGTCTCCCGCACCGGCGGGCACGTCGGCCCCAACCTGGGCGTGGTCGAGCTGACCCTGGCCATGCACCGGGTCTTCGACTCGCCGCGCGACCGGCTCCTGTTCGACACCGGGCACCAGGCGTACGTGCACAAGATCGTCACCGGCCGGCAGGACGGCTTCGACAAGCTCCGCCAGCGCGGCGGCCTCTCCGGCTACCCGAGCCAGGCGGAGAGCGAGCACGACCTCATCGAGAACTCCCACGCCTCCACGGCGCTCTCCTACGCCGACGGCCTCGCCAAGGCGTACGCGCTGCGCGGCGAGAAGCGCAGCGTCGTGGCCGTGGTCGGCGACGGCGCCCTCACCGGCGGCATGTGCTGGGAGGCGCTCAACAACATCGCCACCGCCGGCAACCCGCTCGTCATCGTGGTCAACGACAACGGCCGGTCCTACTCGCCGACCATCGGCGGCCTCGCCGACCACCTGTCGTCGCTGCGGCTCAACCCCGGCTACGAGAAGGTGCTCGACACCGTCAAGGAGGCCCTCGGCTCGACCCCGCTGGTCGGCAAGCCGATGTACGAGGTGCTGCACGCGGTCAAGAAGGGCATCAAGGACGCGGTCGCCCCGCAGGCCATGTTCGAGGACCTGGGCATCAAGTACGTCGGCCCGGTCGACGGCCACGACGTCCCCGCGATCGAGTCGGCGCTGCGCGCCGCCAAGAACTTCGGTGGCCCCGTGATAGTCCACGCGGTCACCCGCAAGGGCTACGGCTACCGCGCGGCCGAGGAGGACGAGGCGGACCGCCTGCACGGCCCGGGCGGCGCGTTCGACATCGAGACCGGCAAGCTGCTCGCCGCGCCGTCGGTGAAGTGGACCCACGTCTTCGCCGACGAGCTGGTCTCCATCGCCGACGAGCGGCCCGACGTGGTCGGCATCACCGCCGCCATGGCCGAGCCGACCGGCATCGCCACCCTGGCCCGCAAGTACCCGAACCGGGTCTACGACGTGGGCATCGCCGAGCAGCACGCCGCCACCTCGGCGGCCGGCCTCGCCATGGGCGGCCTGCACCCGGTGGTCGCCGTCTACGCCACCTTCCTCAACCGCGCCTTCGACCAGGTCCTGCTCGACGTGGCCATGCACAAGCTGCCGGTCACCTTCGTGCTCGACCGGGCCGGCATCACCGGTCCCGACGGGCCCAGCCACTACGGCATCTGGGACATGTCGGTGTTCGGCGTGGTGCCCGGCCTGCGCATCGCGGCGCCCCGCGACTCGGCCACGCTGCGCGAGGAGCTGCGCGAGGCGGTCGCCGTGGACGACGGCCCGACCATCCTGCGCTTCCCGACCGGCACCGTGGCCGCCGACCTCCCGGCCGTGCGCCGGGTCGGCCCGGTCGACGTGCTGGCCGAGTCGGCGCGTACCGACGTGCTGCTCGTCGCGGTCGGCTCCTTCGCCGGCCTCGGCATGGAGGTCGCCACCCGGGTCGCCGAGCAGGGGTACGGCGTGACCGTGGTCGACCCGCGGTGGGTGCGGCCCGTGCCGGCCGAGCTGGTCGAGCTGGCCGCCGGTCACCGGCTCGTCGTCACCGTCGAGGACGGGGTCCGGGTCGGGGGCGTCGGCTCCGCCCTCGCTCAGGCCATGCGGGACGCCGACGTTCGGGTGCCGGTGAAGGACCTGGGCGTGCCAGCGGACTGGCACCCGCACGGGACGCGGGCGCAGATCCTCGCGGACCTGGGGCTGACGGCGCAGGACGTGGCGCGGGATGTGACCGGGTGGATCTCGGGGCTGGACGCGCAGTCGGTGGACCCGGCCGCCGACGAGGCGACCGCCAAGAATTGA
- a CDS encoding DUF3159 domain-containing protein — protein sequence MTTGQHTEPELGPEDERLPSIAEQMADQLGGWRGLVESSIPVVVFVIANVVGDLRPAVIASVAVALLIAGLRLAQRRPVRHAVNGLFGIAVGAAIAWRTGDERDFYLPGILYGIGYGLALLLSAAIRQPLVGWIWSVLVAKGRSEWRDDPRLVRTFTQLTVLWGVVWLAKVGVQAGLYLAHQDTALGVARLALGYPPYALLLLITVWVVRRVTRETAPAPLRGA from the coding sequence GTGACGACCGGACAGCACACCGAGCCGGAGCTCGGGCCGGAGGACGAGCGGCTGCCCAGCATCGCCGAGCAGATGGCCGACCAGCTCGGCGGCTGGCGGGGCCTGGTCGAGTCGAGCATCCCCGTGGTGGTCTTCGTGATCGCCAACGTGGTCGGCGACCTGCGTCCCGCGGTGATCGCCTCCGTGGCGGTGGCGCTGCTGATCGCCGGGCTGCGGCTGGCGCAGCGCCGGCCGGTGCGGCACGCCGTCAACGGCCTGTTCGGCATCGCCGTCGGCGCGGCCATCGCCTGGCGCACCGGCGACGAGCGCGACTTCTACCTGCCCGGCATCCTCTACGGCATCGGCTACGGCCTGGCCCTGCTGCTCTCGGCGGCGATCCGGCAGCCGCTGGTCGGCTGGATCTGGTCGGTGCTGGTGGCCAAGGGTCGCTCCGAGTGGCGGGACGACCCGCGGCTGGTGCGCACCTTCACCCAGCTCACCGTGCTCTGGGGCGTGGTGTGGCTGGCCAAGGTCGGCGTGCAGGCCGGGCTCTACCTGGCCCACCAGGACACCGCGCTGGGCGTGGCCCGGCTCGCCCTCGGCTACCCGCCGTACGCGCTGCTGCTGCTGATCACCGTCTGGGTGGTGCGCCGGGTGACCCGGGAGACCGCGCCGGCGCCGCTGCGGGGGGCCTGA
- a CDS encoding OB-fold nucleic acid binding domain-containing protein has product MTTDESRVSLRRLLQRLTASEAEIEAEELRRESAECGGVPAQQCMRGQVVSVAGRLRTVVYTPRTNLPTLEADLYDGSDVVTLVWLGRRHIAGIEPGRHLTARGRVAVRDDRKVIYNPYYELESPK; this is encoded by the coding sequence ATGACGACCGACGAGAGCCGGGTGTCGCTGCGGCGGCTCCTGCAACGGCTCACCGCGAGCGAGGCCGAGATCGAGGCGGAGGAGCTGCGCCGGGAGAGCGCCGAGTGCGGCGGCGTGCCGGCCCAGCAGTGCATGCGCGGCCAGGTGGTCTCGGTGGCCGGGCGCCTGCGCACGGTGGTCTACACGCCCCGGACCAACCTGCCCACGCTGGAGGCCGACCTCTACGACGGCAGCGACGTGGTCACCCTGGTCTGGCTGGGCCGGCGGCACATCGCCGGCATCGAGCCGGGCCGGCACCTCACCGCCCGCGGCCGGGTGGCCGTACGGGACGACCGCAAGGTGATCTACAACCCGTACTACGAGCTGGAGTCGCCGAAGTGA